The DNA segment AGAGACTTGCTGCCCTGGCGGTCGGCCTCGGCCTCGTCTCCGCGGGGTTCTCGACCGCCGGTCCCGCCGTCGCGCAGCCGGGTGCGCCGGCCGCCGGTACCGCACCCTCGTATGCGCAGTACGCCGGCTCGGCGGAGGATGCCGCGGGCACCAGGGCGTTCTTCGAGGCCGTGGTCAAGTCGGTGGCCGAGAAGCGGGCCGAGAACCCGAGCCTGAAGGCCGTCACCGTCACCTACAACGCGTCCGGGGCGCCGACGTTCCGGTCGCAGATTTCCAGCGCGGTGCAGATCTGGAACGGCTCGGTGTCCAACGTGCGGCTCGCCGCGGGTGGCAGTGGCTCGGACTTCTCCTACCGGGAGGGCAACGACCCGCGTGGCTCCTACGCGTCCACGGACGGTCACGGCAGGGGCTTCATCTTCATCGACTACGCCCAGAGCCAGCAGTACGACCAGGTCCGGATCGTGGCGCACGAGACCGGTCACGTGCTCGGGCTGCCGGACCACTACGAGGGTCCGTGCAGCGAGCTGATGTCCGGTCATGGGCCCGGCACGTCGTGCACCAACCGGTATCCGAACGCCGCCGAGCGGGCCCGCGTCGACCAGCTGTGGGCCAACGGGTTGGCGAAGGCGCTGCACAAGGGGAACAAGG comes from the Streptomyces sp. TS71-3 genome and includes:
- the snpA gene encoding snapalysin; its protein translation is MSRKKLSKRLAALAVGLGLVSAGFSTAGPAVAQPGAPAAGTAPSYAQYAGSAEDAAGTRAFFEAVVKSVAEKRAENPSLKAVTVTYNASGAPTFRSQISSAVQIWNGSVSNVRLAAGGSGSDFSYREGNDPRGSYASTDGHGRGFIFIDYAQSQQYDQVRIVAHETGHVLGLPDHYEGPCSELMSGHGPGTSCTNRYPNAAERARVDQLWANGLAKALHKGNKVH